CTGAATATCTAATAATTGTTTGTAAAACAGATACTCTAGTCTCAGTTTTACTATCCACAAGTTTTAAATCATAAGCTTTTAATCCTGGAGTTTGACCATTTTTTAGCCAAAAAATAGCAATAATGATAAAGTGAACAGCAAAAATAATACCCCAACCTAAGCTTCTATTATCTGCAAACTCTTGACCACTTCCCATTATAAGGTATATAACTATATATAAAATAGGGGTAGTTATTAAGAAAGTATCAGTCAGAAAGGCTTTAAATCTTTTTGCTATTGATACAAAATTTAAAGATGAGTGTAAAACTTTTTTTGGAATATTTTTCTCTACTCTATTTTGTTTTACATCTCTCCATTTTGACATTAGTTTCCTCTACTACCTGGTTTAATAGCAACACTACCATCTTTGCAAAGTGGACAGTTATCTGGACTATACATCTCAAATGCAAAATCTGCTAATGCAAAAAGTGGTTTATCAAGTGGCAGTTTACAGTTATCTTTTCTTGATAATTCACTTCCTACTCTTTGACAAAAACCTCTATTTGCTAAAGCTGCATAAGCCACAACTTCACCACCACCTTTTACGATTTCTCTTGCTGCTTCTAAAGCACTTCCACCAGTTGTAATAATATCTTCACAAACAAGATATTTTTCACCAGGTTTTACTTCAAAACCTCTTCGTATAGTCATCTCACCATCAGCTCTTTCTGCAAAGATAAATCTTACATCCAAAGCAGTTGCAAGTGCAAATCCAGCTATTAATCCCCCAAGTGCAGGAGCACAAACTGCATCAATTTTAATTCCTGATTTTTTAATTTCAACAGCTAAAGCTTCTGCAAGAAGTTTAGCAGTTTTTGGATCTTCTAAAACTTTTGCACTTTGAAGATAAAATTGTGAATGGTTACCGCTACTTAGTTTAAAGTGACCTTCTAATAAGGCATTAGCATCTTTATATATTTGTTCTATATTCATAATTAAACCGTTAAAATCTCTTTCTCTTTTGTTTTTAAAGTTTCATCCGCTTTTGCAACAAAACCATCAGTTATTTTTTGTACTTCATCTTGAGCTTTTTTACTATCATCTTCTGTTATAAGTTTATCTTTTAGAAGATTTTTTATCTTTGTATTTGAGTTTTGTCTAATATTTCTAATAGCAACTTTTGCATTGTCCGTCATAACTTTTGCTTGCTTTGCAGTCTCTTGTCTTTGTTCAACTGTCATAGGAGGGAAGAATAGTTTAATTACTTCACCGTTGTTATTTGGATTTACTCCAATATTTGCTGTTTGGATAGCTTTTTCAATTATTCCTAAAAGATTTTTTTCCCAAG
Above is a genomic segment from Aliarcobacter cryaerophilus containing:
- a CDS encoding RDD family protein → MSKWRDVKQNRVEKNIPKKVLHSSLNFVSIAKRFKAFLTDTFLITTPILYIVIYLIMGSGQEFADNRSLGWGIIFAVHFIIIAIFWLKNGQTPGLKAYDLKLVDSKTETRVSVLQTIIRYSATLFSIISIFFIFTPFVNKEKKTFQDIVSNTKIIEQ
- the pyrE gene encoding orotate phosphoribosyltransferase encodes the protein MNIEQIYKDANALLEGHFKLSSGNHSQFYLQSAKVLEDPKTAKLLAEALAVEIKKSGIKIDAVCAPALGGLIAGFALATALDVRFIFAERADGEMTIRRGFEVKPGEKYLVCEDIITTGGSALEAAREIVKGGGEVVAYAALANRGFCQRVGSELSRKDNCKLPLDKPLFALADFAFEMYSPDNCPLCKDGSVAIKPGSRGN
- the frr gene encoding ribosome recycling factor; amino-acid sequence: MLEEVYSQTKEQMEKSIEALRRDYKTLRTGKVNVNILDNIKVDYYGTMTDLSQVGSVLATDATTITINPWEKNLLGIIEKAIQTANIGVNPNNNGEVIKLFFPPMTVEQRQETAKQAKVMTDNAKVAIRNIRQNSNTKIKNLLKDKLITEDDSKKAQDEVQKITDGFVAKADETLKTKEKEILTV